DNA from Evansella sp. LMS18:
TAAAGAAAGGGGGGAAGGTTGAAAATTTTGTACCGCAGCTGAAAAAACTGATCAGCTTATTCTACAACTCTTTTTACAGGGAAAAAGAGGAAAATGGGTAAGGAGTGGTTTTTTGAAACCTTCAACTGACCGGATGCTGACCAGGATAAAATCCGTCTACTTTTACATTAAAGGGAGAGAAAGTGTCACCACAAAGGAATTGGTTGAAGAATTCGGGACAACTCAAAGGACGATTCAGCGGGATTTAAGTGCCCTTGAACAGCATAATCTCGTGATAAGTCCGGAGCGGGGAAAGTGGACAACTACCAGCCGGAAGA
Protein-coding regions in this window:
- a CDS encoding DeoR family transcriptional regulator — its product is MKPSTDRMLTRIKSVYFYIKGRESVTTKELVEEFGTTQRTIQRDLSALEQHNLVISPERGKWTTTSRKTIMS